One segment of Thunnus thynnus chromosome 19, fThuThy2.1, whole genome shotgun sequence DNA contains the following:
- the rnf208 gene encoding RING finger protein 208, whose amino-acid sequence MSCLRRQPVTIPMDTVKIIQSEKFPRECPVPVTQPRYAPPPRVAWDGGGEGEIIVNQACSDLNLDITGSPRPMVSSPAPMTRREQSFLAQRKTSANEICYHQFHYKMEDVIVNQYVLRSSSTSSSTSSSSSSGPVMPCEPLDCPTCGHTYNFAGKRPRILSCLHSVCEECLQILYESCPKYKFISCPTCRRETVLFTDYGLAALAINTSILSRLPSDPNGPVQWGGDADRSCYQTVRQYCQSACTCQIANPLSSCGIM is encoded by the coding sequence ATGTCCTGCCTCAGGCGTCAGCCCGTCACCATCCCCATGGACACCGTCAAGATCATCCAGTCGGAGAAGTTCCCCAGAGAGTGCCCTGTGCCCGTCACCCAGCCGCGCTATGCCCCGCCCCCCAGAGTGGCGTGGGACGGTGGAGGTGAGGGTGAGATTATCGTCAACCAGGCCTGCAGCGACCTGAACCTGGACATAACGGGCTCTCCCCGGCCTATGGTGTCTTCCCCGGCCCCCATGACGCGCAGGGAGCAGAGCTTCCTGGCGCAGCGCAAAACCAGTGCCAACGAGATCTGCTACCACCAGTTCCACTATAAGATGGAAGACGTCATAGTCAACCAGTACGTGCTGcgctcctcctccacctcctcctccacatcctcctcctcctcgtcggGGCCCGTCATGCCCTGCGAGCCCCTGGACTGCCCTACCTGCGGTCACACCTACAACTTCGCCGGCAAGCGTCCGCGCATCCTCTCCTGCCTACACTCGGTGTGTGAGGAGTGCCTGCAGATCCTCTACGAGTCCTGTCCCAAGTACAAGTTCATCTCCTGCCCCACGTGCCGGCGCGAGACAGTGCTGTTCACTGACTATGGCCTGGCTGCTCTGGCCATCAACACCAGCATCCTGAGCCGCTTGCCCTCGGACCCCAACGGGCCCGTGCAGTGGGGCGGGGACGCAGACCGCAGCTGCTACCAGACTGTGCGCCAATACTGCCAGTCAGCCTGCACCTGCCAGATCGCCAACCCCTTGTCCTCCTGTGGCATCATGTAG
- the si:dkey-106l3.7 gene encoding serine-rich adhesin for platelets, with the protein MNLYRSFGNLMEAWVTEGNLCSDPEWLGNHDEDSAASSTDMGTNLRSESVDSGVETPSSDTSFPATSCSISTDNAEIDTFTQTSTSQSPLLSSSVPPFSSSSSPHICPSRAQEGSTVLHLKVEQTLQRADCERLKDNPEPVTVDEVLRRRPRTSFLSKRQTSNLARGQRSQSLGPRRTVNPSVPVRQMSEIQRRPLSLSCGKQAAQTRSEDLGEEARTALSPGLNYLEQVCQMLEEIARQQMHNRALQMEMDALQEHQDTQAPDTCQGVSKALEENISSCQSLENEGDEQVSCEPHQQKDYPYRNFRQRSASYTSIETLHSRKLKADCKGQHLSTDDLLKKAEEDGEKQECKKGETNKTNKNWRLKIGSLRRDDSGLKDTKSQQMQSSEKNSTRRRLSKLFRRRRKTLPA; encoded by the exons ATGAATCTCTACAGGAGCTTCGGGAACCTTATGGAGGCTTGGGTAACTGAGGGAAACCTGTGTTCTGACCCAGAATGGCTTGGAAATCATGATGAAGACTCTGCTGCATCTTCAACTGACATGGGGACAAATCTGCGCTCTGAATCGGTGGACTCTGGAGTGGAGACACCCAGCTCTGACACATCTTTTCCTGCTACATCCTGCTCCATCTCCACAGATAACGCAGAAATAGACACATTTACTCAGACTTCAACATCCCAGTCTCCTTTGCTCTCCTCTTCTGTGCctcccttttcttcctcttcctccccgcACATCTGTCCCAGCAGAGCCCAGGAAGGATCTACAGTCTTGCACCTAAAAGTGGAGCAAACCCTCCAGAGGGCTGACTGTGAACGACTAAAGGACAACCCAGAGCCTGTTACAGTTGATGAGGTGCTCAGGCGACGGCCTCGAACATCTTTTCTATCGAAACGGCAGACATCGAACTTGgcgagaggtcagaggtcacagagtTTAGGCCCAAGGAGGACAGTCAACCCATCAGTGCCAGTCAGGCAGATGTCAGAAATTCAAAGACGGCCGCTGTCTTTGAGTTGTGGCAAGCAGGCAGCTCAGACAAGATCAGAG GACCTTGGTGAGGAGGCGAGGACAGCATTGAGTCCTGGGCTCAACTACTTGGAGCAGGTATGCCAAATGTTGGAGGAAATTGCCAGGCAACAGATGCACAACCGTGCTTTACAGATGGAGATGGATGCCCTGCAGGAACATCAAGACACGCAG GCTCCTGACACCTGTCAGGGTGTCTCTAAAGCCCTCGAAGAAAACATCTCCTCCTGTCAAAGTCTTGAGAATGAAGGTGACGAGCAAGTTTCCTGTGAACCCCATCAACAGAAAGATTATCCTTACAGAAATTTTCGTCAGAGATCAGCTTCATACACGTCTATTGAAACACTGCATTCAA GGAAATTGAAAGCAGACTGCAAAGGGCAGCACCTGAGTACAGATGACCTGCTGAAAAAGGCAGAGGAAGACGGTGAAAAGCAG GAGTGTAAAAAGGGAGAGACGAATAAAACGAACAAGAACTGGAGGTTAAAAATTGGGTCTTTGAGAAGAGATGATTCTGGTTTGAAAGATACAAAGAG cCAACAGATGCAGTCATCTGAGAAAAACTCCACCCGGCGACGGTTGAGCAAGCTGTTCAGGAGACGAAGGAAAACTCTGCCTGCATGA